The genomic segment AACAGCGGAAGAACTCAGACCTGATTTTTCATCATACAGCCTGGTTTTCTGGTTAAAAGGGTCTATCCGGCTTATTCCGCCGCCCCAGGTTCCTATCCACAAGGTACCGCTGCGGTCAGGATACAGAGGATGAATAATATTGCTGCTGATACTCTGGGCGTTTTTGCTGCTCAGATAAGAAACAAAGGTTTTCCTTACAGGATCAAACCTGTTCAGCCCACCGCCGTGTGTTCCAAGCCAGAAGGTGTTGTCTAAGGCAGGAACAATAGAATAGATTTCATTATGGCTCAGGCTGTCCGGGTTTTCCGGGTCATGGGTGAAATGCGTAAATTTACCGGTTCCGGTATCAAAATAATCCAGCCCCCCGGCAGTACACAGCCACAATACAGTTTTTCCGCTCTGTGAAACCTGCCCGTAAATATCCCATACTGTATTATGAATGATGGTGTCCGTATTGTTTTTATCATGCTGATACCGGACAAAATTTTCATCAATCCTGTCAAAGCGGTTTAATCCCCCGTCATTTGTGCCAATCCAGATAATCCTGTCATCCACGGGATCCGGTTCCAGGGACCTGATGAAATTTTCGCTCAGGCTGCCGGGATTATCCGGTTCATGAAAATATTGTTTAAAGGTCTGTTTCACCGGATCAAACCGGTTAAGACCGTTCCAGGTGCCAATCCATAAAATCCCGGTGCTGTCTTCATAAATACAGCCATAACTTACAGAATTGTGGCTCAGGCTTTCAGGATGATCCGGATCATGCTCATACCTTGTAAAGTCTCCTGTTACCGGATCATATTTGTTCAGCCCCCCGCTGCGAAGCCCTATCCATATATTCCCGCTTCGGTCTTCATACAGGGCATAGCCTGCCCCCGGATTAATCGTTTTCGGATTATCCGCTGCGGGCTTAAAGGCAGTAAAAGTATATCCGTCATATCTGACAACCCCGTCATCTGTGGCAAACCACATAAAACCCAGGCTGTCCTGGAGAATGTCATACACGGAAGTATGGGGCAGCCCGTCTTCCACAGAAAGACGGTCAAAGCGGATGTGATTTTTTTCTGCATAAAGGGCTGATGTCCATTTTAAAAAAAAGATACTTAATATCAGAAAATAACATATTTTTTTCACACTGTTTCTCATTATTTCATCTCTCCCCTAAATACTTTCAGTACTCCCTGCTCATCTGTCTTATTTTATCAATAAGCTCTGGAAATCCTGAAAGAAGCTCTGTTATTTTATCAAAATCATAATAACCGGCTGCTTGAGAAAATTTCAGGCTGTAATCAGTGAGTATTTTTACCTGGTATTTTTCTGCAATATGCGTTAATCCTGATGCAAATGAATTTATATCGCTTATAGAAAACATTTCTTTGATTTTATTGCATTCAAGAAGCATTTCATTTTCAAGACCGCAGATCAGTTCCGGCAGTTTTGCTTTTATTTCCTTTGTAAGAATTTCCTCTTTTTGGTCAGTCTCTGCCTCATCTTTGGAAACAAAAATATCAGGAAACATGTCTGAGATAAATAAAATAAGGGTTTCATATTCATCTTTTAATTCTTTTAAAAGATCATCAATATCTATCCTGCCCTGTGTTCCCATAATTTCAATCTTTTGTGCAATTTCCGATATTTTATTTGCTGAGGCATTGGCACACATTCCTTTGATTGAATGAGCGTGAAACCTTATGCCTGCTGCATCTTTTTCATTCAGGGCTGAATCTAATTTTTCAATCTCCCTGGATATATTTTCAGGAAGCTGTTTTATAAAATTTATTAAAACTGACTGGTTCACCCCGCCCATCCGGTTCATAAGTTCCTGGTAATTAAATATTTCAGATACTGGCGCTATACAGGGTGTTTCTGGCGTTTTTCCTGTTTTTGGTTCCCCGGGTAAAGAGATAAATTTTTTGATAACAGCCAGCAGCTGATCTGGATTAACAGGTTTTGCAATATAATCATTCATGCCCGCATCAAAACATTTTTCACGGGCTTCTGTTGTAGCGTTTGCCGTCATTGCCACAATGGGAATCTCCGGGTTTATTGTCCCTGATTCTGGACTGCGGATAATGCGCGCTGCTTCAACACCGTCTATTTCAGGCATCTGCATATCCATCAGCACAAGATCATAGGGTGTTTTTTTCAGTGCTTCCACTGCCTCACGGCCGTTGTTTGCAATATCTGCTGAAAGCCCGTATTTTTGAAGTATTGCCGAAGCGACCATTTGATTGGCAATATTGTCTTCTGCCAAAAGAATGCGGCAGGTTTGACTGGAGGATGAAGCAGTACTAAAGCCAGAACAAGTTAATTGCTGGAAAAACAGATCATTATCTTCAGATTTGCATATTCTGCCTGTGGAGTTCCGGGCATTGCCGAAAACTGCTGTAAACCAGAATCTTGATCCCCTGCCCTGCTCGCTTTCAACCCCTGCCTGCCCCTGCATAAGTTCTGCAAGCTGTCTTGAAATTACAAGCCCCAGCCCTGTTCCCCCGTATTTACGGCTCATTGATGAGTCAGCCTGTGAAAAAGGTTTGAACAGCATGTCTTGATGTGCCTGGGAGATTCCAATGCCTGTGTCTGTTACAACAAATTTAAGTGTGGTATTTGTTTCTGTCTTTTTTTCAGAACATACCTGGATGTTTATGCTGCCTTTTTTTGTAAATTTTACTGCATTATTTACAAAGTTCAGGAGAATCTGGCGCACCCTCATGGGATCACCCATAAGGCAGGTATGCACATCCTGGTCAATATGATGTGTCAGTTTGAGTCCTTTTGTTTCAGCCTGGGGAGCTAAGATTTTTATTACAGATTCTAAAATATCTTTTAGATCAAAGTTCGAGATTTCAAGTTCGAGCTTCCCTGCTTCGATTTTGGAAAAATCCAGGATATCGTTAATAAGGGACAGGAGTACCTCTGACGACATATAAGCGGTTTTTGCATAATCCTGCTGCTTCTCATTTAAAGGCGTATCCAGGAGGAGCCGTGTCATATTAATAACAGCATTCATCGGGGTACGGATTTCGTGGCTCATGTTGGCAAGAAATTCCGACTTGGCAATGGTCGCTGATTCAGCAGCTTCTTTTGCTTTTTTCAATTCCATTTCAACAATCCTGCGGTCTGTAATATTCCGGGAAACACCTGTGAATCCAATTTTTTCACCGGTATTATCTAAAAGGGGACGGGTTAAAATCTCAACCCAGACCGTTGAACCGTCTTTGCAGTATTGTTCAATCTCAAACCGGCTGACATCAGTCATGATTCCCCGTGATTCCAGCTTTTTTATTTTTTCCTGGATTTCCAAAACCCTGGTCCATGATTCAGGTGTCATGGTTTCAGGGATGGATTCTTTCATGGCTTCTTCAACGCTTAAACCTCTCAGTCGTTTTATTGAAGGGCTGATATAGGTGAATTTGTAATTTTCATCTACTGTCCAGATAACATCTTCGATATTTTCCGTAACCATCCGGTATTTTGCTTCACTCTCCCTGAGCGCTCTTTCTGCCTGCTTACTGAGAGTAATATCCCGTGTTACACTGATAATATGAGGCTGTCCCTGGGACCAGAAAAGCCTGGATGAAACAGTCCCCACAATCCTGGAACCGTTCTTATGCTTGAACACAGCCTCATAATTTATGCAGAAACCTTTTTTCTCAAGTTCAGACATCATATTTGTCCGGTCCCGGGGGTTTTCCCATATATCAATATCCAATGTTTTTTTGCCTATAATCTCTTCACGGGAAAAACCGGTGGCAGTTGTAAAACCTTCATTTACATTTATAACTGCTGCACTGTCCATCCGGGTAATAAGAACAGCATCAGGGCTGATATTAAAAATAATTTCAAAATGATCTTTAGCTTCTTTAAGGCGCTGCTCTGCCAGTTTGCGGTCTGTAATATTTAATGCCAGACCGTCAATAATCCTGGTTTCAGGATCAAAGGTACAATAAAGGGATATCCATGAACTTGTCCCGTCATCAAGCAAAGATTCAACCTCATAGTCATTCACCTTGTTGTTTTGAATAAGCAGTTTTTTAAATTCCCTGTACTTTTCAGGATATGCCCAGCGGCTGGCAGCAGTGCCGTATTTTTCAAGAAATTCATTAACAGAGCTGCAGTTAAAATCCTGTACAAATCTTTTATTTACATAAAGATAATCTCCATCCAGTTTTCTTTTATATATTCCTATAGGCAGGTTTTCTAAAAGATTGCGGTACCTGGTTTCACTTTCTGCAAGCGCTTCTTCAGTATGCCTTCTCTCGGTAATGTCATGGATAATTGAAAAGAGCATTATTTTTTCTTTAAATAAAACCGGTGAAGAGTGAATCTCCACATCCCTGAGTTCTCCGCCTGCCATGCGGTGAATAAACTCAAAAGAATTACGCTGGTTTAAAAGGGCTTTTCTCATTTCTGCAAAAACCTCTTTTTCAGGCAGCTCGTTAAGCTGATAAATGGTCAGTGTTTCAAAGTCTTTTTTTGTAAACCCGTAATAATTACGGGCAGATTGATTTGCCATGACAATAATGCCGTTTTCAGGATTAATCAGGAGCATGACTGCCCTGTGGGTTTCAAACATCCTGCGAAACTGTTCCTCGCTTTCCTGTAACTCTGTTGTGCGGTCTGCCACCTGTTTTTCAAGAAGGATATTGCGTTTTTTTATTGAATATATCCGCCATTGATGACCAATGAAAACCAGGAAAATAAAAAATGCGGCTGCAGATATTCTAAATATCCATGTTTCCCACCAGGGCGGCAGGATAATGACTTTTACAGATAAGCCTTTTTCATTCCAGATATGGTCATTGTTTGATCCAAGAACTTTAAATACATATGTGCCAGGGTCTAAGTGAGTGTAAGTAGCAAAACGGCGGGTACTGTCAACTTCGTTCCATTTGTCCTCACAATTTTCAAGTTTATATTTATAAAGGTTTTTTTCAGGATAAATATAGTTTAAGGCTGCAAACTCAAAGGTAAAAACAGAATCCTTATGGGAAAGAACAATCTCCCGGGATTCGCTTATAGAGTTTTTAAGTACAGAATTGTCTCCAATGGATACAGGTTGATTGAAAATAAGAAAATCTGTCAAAATAACAGGGGGAATATATGGATTATCCTGGATTTCTCCAGGATAAAACAGGTTAAAACCACCGGTTCCTCCAAAAAGCATCAGGCCGCTGCGGGTTTTAAAAGCAGCACCGGTATTAAATTCATAGCTTTGTATTCCATCTTCAGGTGTATAATTTTTAAAGATTTCCCTGTCAGGATCAAATTTAGAAAGCCCGCGGAATGTGCTTAACCATAAATTACCATTATCATCTTCCAGGATCCCGACTACGGAATTATTAGGCAGTCCGTCTTTTTCTTTATATGCAGTAAAAACGCCTGTTTTCCTGTCAAATTTGTTTAATCCGCCGCCCCAGGTTCCTATCCATAACCTGCCTGATAAATCTTCATGAATCACTGCTGCTGTATTGCTGCTTATGGTTTCAGGGTTTGCAGGATCATGGGTATAAGATGTAAATTTTTCATTTTCAGGGTCAAAACAGCAGAGACCGGATCCGTCTGATGCCAGCCATAAACGTCCCTTTGAATCTTCAAATAAAGACCATACAGGACTGTCAGGCATACTGGCTGGATTTTCAGGATTGTGTTTATAATTTTTAAAGGTTTGGGTTTCCCTGTCAAAAAGGCTCAAGCTTTTGCCATAATAAGAACCAATCCACAGCCTGCGTTTTTTGTCTTCATAAATTGTAAAAGCATTGTTATGGGCAAGACTGTCAGGATTACCTGGATCATGCAGATAATATTGAAATTCTCCTGTCTTTGGGTCAAACCTGCTCAACCCTCCTTCAGCAGTACCAATCCACATTGTTTTGTTATGATCTTCTAAAATATGAACAATATCGTTTCCAGTTAAAGCATGAGGGGATAAAGGATCCGGCATATATTGTGTAAAGGTCTGGGTTTCCCTGTTAAAACAGTTGAGTCCAAAATCCCATACCCCGACCCATAAAACCCCTTTGCTGTCTTCATAAAATGACCATACATCATCACCGCTTAAACTGACCGGGTCATCAGGATTATTATAAAAGTGCTTAAAAGCTTTGAGGTTTGGATATTTTATATTTATCCCGCCTTCTGCTGTACCAGCCCAGAGAATCCCGGAGGCATCTTCATAAATTGACCAGATATTATTATTATTCAGGCCTGATTTAATGTCAGGGGATTTTTTATAATGAATAAAATGCTGGTTTTCCCTGTCAAATTTATTTAAGCCGCCGCCGTAAGTACCTATCCATAATTCTTTTGCACGGGTTTCATAAATGGATAATACATCCTTGTCGCTCAGGCTTAAAGGATTGGCTGGATCAGGCATACAGGAGGTAAATTTTTCTGTTTTCCTGTCAAAGCTGTTCAGCCCCCCGTCCTGGGTTCCTATCCATAAAACATTGTTTTGATCCTCATAAACCTTTCTTATAAAATCATTGCTCAAACTCCCTGGATTTCCAGGATTGTGCTTATACAGGGTAAATTCTCCTGAATCAGGATCAAAACGGTTCAATCCCCCGCCCCAGGTACCTGCCCAGATTATGCCTTGTGAATCAATGCAGATTGATCTTACATCATTGCAGCTTAAACCCTGGGAATTTCCAGGATGGTGCTGATAATTCTTAAACCGCCCGGTTTCAGGGTTAAACCTGCTTAATCCGCCTTCCTCTGTACCAATCCAGAGCATTGCATTTTTATCTTCAGCAATTGTTTTAACCTTTTTCCCGGCAAGACCGGCAGGGTTTTCAGGGTCATGCTGGTAACGGATAAATCTTTCTTTTTCCCTGTCAAACCGGTTAAGTCCGTTTTCCGTACCAATCCACAATATGCCCCGGCTGTCTTCATAAATAGACCATATTGAATTATTGCTGATACTGTGGGGATCCTGGGGATCGTATTTATATATGACAAACCGGTATCCATCATATTTATTTAAGCCGTCCCAGGTTCCAAACCACATTATGCCCCTTTTATCCTGTAAAATGGAATAAACCGAGCTTTGAGAAAGACCGTCTTCAATTGTCAAATACTCAAAATGAACAAGATGTTTTAAACTGATTGAAGAAGTACCGGCAGACATAGATGGTACTGAAAAAATGCTCAGTAAAACAATTGTTAGAATTATTTTAAATACAATTTTCATGTTTATT from the Desulfonema limicola genome contains:
- a CDS encoding two-component regulator propeller domain-containing protein, translated to MKIVFKIILTIVLLSIFSVPSMSAGTSSISLKHLVHFEYLTIEDGLSQSSVYSILQDKRGIMWFGTWDGLNKYDGYRFVIYKYDPQDPHSISNNSIWSIYEDSRGILWIGTENGLNRFDREKERFIRYQHDPENPAGLAGKKVKTIAEDKNAMLWIGTEEGGLSRFNPETGRFKNYQHHPGNSQGLSCNDVRSICIDSQGIIWAGTWGGGLNRFDPDSGEFTLYKHNPGNPGSLSNDFIRKVYEDQNNVLWIGTQDGGLNSFDRKTEKFTSCMPDPANPLSLSDKDVLSIYETRAKELWIGTYGGGLNKFDRENQHFIHYKKSPDIKSGLNNNNIWSIYEDASGILWAGTAEGGINIKYPNLKAFKHFYNNPDDPVSLSGDDVWSFYEDSKGVLWVGVWDFGLNCFNRETQTFTQYMPDPLSPHALTGNDIVHILEDHNKTMWIGTAEGGLSRFDPKTGEFQYYLHDPGNPDSLAHNNAFTIYEDKKRRLWIGSYYGKSLSLFDRETQTFKNYKHNPENPASMPDSPVWSLFEDSKGRLWLASDGSGLCCFDPENEKFTSYTHDPANPETISSNTAAVIHEDLSGRLWIGTWGGGLNKFDRKTGVFTAYKEKDGLPNNSVVGILEDDNGNLWLSTFRGLSKFDPDREIFKNYTPEDGIQSYEFNTGAAFKTRSGLMLFGGTGGFNLFYPGEIQDNPYIPPVILTDFLIFNQPVSIGDNSVLKNSISESREIVLSHKDSVFTFEFAALNYIYPEKNLYKYKLENCEDKWNEVDSTRRFATYTHLDPGTYVFKVLGSNNDHIWNEKGLSVKVIILPPWWETWIFRISAAAFFIFLVFIGHQWRIYSIKKRNILLEKQVADRTTELQESEEQFRRMFETHRAVMLLINPENGIIVMANQSARNYYGFTKKDFETLTIYQLNELPEKEVFAEMRKALLNQRNSFEFIHRMAGGELRDVEIHSSPVLFKEKIMLFSIIHDITERRHTEEALAESETRYRNLLENLPIGIYKRKLDGDYLYVNKRFVQDFNCSSVNEFLEKYGTAASRWAYPEKYREFKKLLIQNNKVNDYEVESLLDDGTSSWISLYCTFDPETRIIDGLALNITDRKLAEQRLKEAKDHFEIIFNISPDAVLITRMDSAAVINVNEGFTTATGFSREEIIGKKTLDIDIWENPRDRTNMMSELEKKGFCINYEAVFKHKNGSRIVGTVSSRLFWSQGQPHIISVTRDITLSKQAERALRESEAKYRMVTENIEDVIWTVDENYKFTYISPSIKRLRGLSVEEAMKESIPETMTPESWTRVLEIQEKIKKLESRGIMTDVSRFEIEQYCKDGSTVWVEILTRPLLDNTGEKIGFTGVSRNITDRRIVEMELKKAKEAAESATIAKSEFLANMSHEIRTPMNAVINMTRLLLDTPLNEKQQDYAKTAYMSSEVLLSLINDILDFSKIEAGKLELEISNFDLKDILESVIKILAPQAETKGLKLTHHIDQDVHTCLMGDPMRVRQILLNFVNNAVKFTKKGSINIQVCSEKKTETNTTLKFVVTDTGIGISQAHQDMLFKPFSQADSSMSRKYGGTGLGLVISRQLAELMQGQAGVESEQGRGSRFWFTAVFGNARNSTGRICKSEDNDLFFQQLTCSGFSTASSSSQTCRILLAEDNIANQMVASAILQKYGLSADIANNGREAVEALKKTPYDLVLMDMQMPEIDGVEAARIIRSPESGTINPEIPIVAMTANATTEAREKCFDAGMNDYIAKPVNPDQLLAVIKKFISLPGEPKTGKTPETPCIAPVSEIFNYQELMNRMGGVNQSVLINFIKQLPENISREIEKLDSALNEKDAAGIRFHAHSIKGMCANASANKISEIAQKIEIMGTQGRIDIDDLLKELKDEYETLILFISDMFPDIFVSKDEAETDQKEEILTKEIKAKLPELICGLENEMLLECNKIKEMFSISDINSFASGLTHIAEKYQVKILTDYSLKFSQAAGYYDFDKITELLSGFPELIDKIRQMSREY